AGGTGGTGAGACAAGTATGCGGTCCGTTGTAACGTTTGACCTCCCAAATCCCCTTGCGCTGTCGGAGACTGAGccgaatcaaccatgtgcacccattGCCGAACTCAGAACACTTGCCCACATACCGGCGATAGTCAGACTCCACGACCTTGTACTGTACCCCTCGTCGGATGCTGTAAGTCTTGACACTTAACAGGGCCTCTTTTTTATCCAGAAATTGCTGACCAACCTGAAACTATGTCAGACCTGCAGACCTTTCAGCATCTCTAGCGCCAAATCCAGCCGGCTGCCTAGCAACCCCCTCTTGCCTCATGGCATCCAAGTCCAAAGAGGAAAAATGTGGAGGGTACTGCTGCGTGCCGGAGCTAGAACCACCGCCCACCACAACAGGATCACTTGCTCCAACATCATCGCCACTGTCATCAGCAATCATATCCGGCTCGACATCATCGTCCTCTGGATCATCCAAGAATCCATCTCCAACACAAGCCGGTGCAGCACACTGTAAAGATGTCGGCAGATACTCCCCTTGTCCGACCTCGTCGCCTACACTGCCGTGGAGATCAACAGCGAACGAAGGGGAGGCGACAGGTTGGACGGGTGGCTCGTACGCAGGGACGGAGGAAGATGCAACGGCAGGTCTGGAGCTAGAACCGGCAACCGTGGCTAAAGTGGTGGTATTCCAGTTCGAAACTCCCGAGCTGGACACCGCGTCAACCAACTTTGCCAACAGTTTTGGTGTCCTCACCTCTGGAAACTGCCGGCGACAATGAAACATGACCTGCAAGTCCTCATCACTCCCGATCGTGAAACAATCGTACTTTACGGTGTTCTGGAGCACCATGATTGGAAATCGATAAAAAAACTTCTTAACCCGTTTCACACCTTCCAGACCAAGTTTCAGCAGTACAGAGCTAACAAGGTCCTCATACCTCGTCGTAGGCGTGACGATAATACAGAGAGAATCCttatcagtgaacttcacaccgGAACGAATTTTCTTCTTAATGGATCCTCTGTGGTGAACCAACACTGTGaaactctcctcactagccatGTAAACCACCTCTAATGATAGCAACTAACGTTCAGACCATATATATACAGCGCTGGTCCTCACTAATTCGAACCATTCTAGTACGAAATATGCTCAGTGTAATTCAAACCTATTAGGTTCGAATCAAGTTATGGTTCGAACCAgtttggttcgaattatgttgCTTTGGTTTATACGTGTAATTCGAACCTATTTGGTTCAAATTATGTGCAAAGTGAGTTCGAACCTATTTGGTTCGAACTATATAGAAATGTCCGTTGGTTAATTGATGAATCAGATTTTGCTTTGACTTATTTGTGTCAAATTGATCTCCCTTTGGCTCGTTTAGATTTTTTACCCTTATAAATCTGAGtagtgttgattttttttttcactcccATCACAGATTGATTCATTATCTTTGCGTAAGTTGTTATATAACTTAGGATGTCAAATATCTTTCTGATTGTAGTCTTGTAGagtaaattagtaatatataactAAATAAGTAGAGTATAAAAGTTGTTTTAGCAGTGAAATATATGgtgaatattaaattaattaaattatatgtgTAAGCATTCTTTACCTTTAATgaataaacaaataatattcATAACGTTTAAAATGTTTACAAACAGCACATGTTTCATTCTCACTTTATGCATGTTAATTTTGGAACAATTTGCTGTCgggatataattatttttatcaaaagtcACCTcattaaaagttttaatttgattacAAACAGTTCTTTTCTGATGGAAAAAAGAATACCAAAATATAATagtgcaaaataaaattattatacttTGTACTTCATCCAAAGATATCACTTTTTTAAAGACTATTTaagcataatatatataattattattattatttttattgatgtgaTAATATATGTATACGTTTgtacatatatttatttatatatttctttaaaagaatttatacaaccttaaaaaattaaattaatctcATAATTAAACATATATACTATAATAATCACTATTATTGTCTTTTCTTTCTTACCTCATAACATAATTAGGTAAAtgctattttatctttttaaaataatatataagttACATTTTTTGATATGTTATATTTTAATgggtgtttatttattttaaatttttagtaaaatttgttagataactaatttatctaataaaataaaaaatataaaattgatttcgggtcattaaaatttgttagaaatttaataaaatatttgaaaaataatattatatattactattttatttttcacacaaaattttttatttttaacaaaaattaaataaaaaataattgcaaACTAGCTAcattaatttttagaaaacaaGATATAAAGTAcgtatttcaatttttttctcatataatttaaaaccaaattgtatagaataaatttttaaatttaaaaatctatttgacatgataaactttttaaattgaaCATTTTTCCTGTAAGatcccacatcggttggagaGGAGAACGaaacatgccttataagggtgtagtttaaaatttagttaatataagaaaatttttaaattaatattttaatcaatatataacaaaaatattaaaataaacatcAAATTATAAtgtaatacattaaaaaaagtaatttacATATTATTTTAGAGATGATAAAATAGCATTTAGACATAAAAACATTATTAGTCAAGTAGTATTTAATCTCTAGATCACTTTTACGAGTTAGACTCCATTTTAGTATTTGAGATCGATAGTTTGCACTAAAATAATCTAAATCGAAGAAATACACTACGTTAGTATGATCTCTAACTCCGTTTTATCAAATTGATGGTAACGCCATGTGTGACAAGACAAGACCCTTTCACGCTGGACATAATGCAACGACGACATTGTTTTGCTAATAGTATGCTAAATGAACAATAGAAATTACATCGTTTACTCTCCCAACAAAAACACTAACGTTCTATcggtaaaaaaatataaaaatatgattgcgTTGTAAATATAGTTTTTAAATCaacagaaattttttttgtacaaacatttagttgtcacaagtaaaaaattcaataaaatttataaatcgaagtattcaaacatcgggttgtcttctcaagaaattgcaggaaagtatgatttattattggttatagaaaacagtatttttagattttaaaaatgtttgaacaagagaaatagattgcaggaattaataaatcaataactaataaaactcttggcaaggtatgaaaactggaaatcctatcctagttatccttatcaatggtgatgagaattatatatttgtttccactcagtcaacctctaactatgaaggtaagtcaagtggacaaatcaatttaacacctaaagtcctaatcaactcctaaggaaagactagagttataggaatctaaatcaatcagcaaagataacaattatcaatcacgatgagtttgacaactcaaaaGTCACCAATCAATCACCCAAAGTCAAtaatgtagaaagctaaataaaaatcatatatttgaaatacctcaattattaataaaagaaatcacatccaacatggaaaagttcataaacaaatgaaagagaaaatacataagaaaggaacattgaacctgtgatgaagaaatcctaaatcctaattctaattcctaaaagaaaggagagaaccACTTTCTttgaaaactacatctaaatcatgaaaagtgaattatgatctcctctcctgagtctctgcatattctctgactttaatctgtgtttttgggccaaactctgggtcaaaacgcggcccgAAACTGTCTCCAGCGTATTTTGaaatttctgcagatcgcgcaggtcacgcgtacgcgtcagtcatgcgtacgcgtcattcagCGTTTTCCTTGCCACAcgtgcgcgtcaggcacgcgctcgcgtcgTTTGCGCtaactccaatccacgcgtacgcgtcgctgtgattttgtccaattcgcgcgcacgcgtcagccatgcgtgcgcgtggctGTCtgctggttgtctcctttatttcttgtgctcctttccttttttgcaagcttcctctctattctctaagccattcatgccctatgaagcctgaaacacttaacacacatatcaagatatcgaatggtaataagagatgattaaaatacacaaattaaagatctttaggaagcaagttttcaatcatagaacaatttggaaaggaattgtaaatacatgctaatcatatgaataaatgggtaaaaatttaataaaaaccactcaattaaacacaatatgaatcataaaataatggtttatcaaacACAAAACGCTTATTCATCCTCCCCTCCCTCCTCAAGGCAATGATCACTTGAAGTCTTGGGTATTTCATGGATGAAGATAGGACTCGTTGGTTTGCTGAATTGGTTAGGGTTTTACATCGTGGGATAACAGTTTGCGTTCTACTTCATCAACTTCTTCTGCAACCTCTGTCACTTAAAGGTAAGTaagttttgaataaaaaatatttattattcccCAAAACTTGTGgagcatatggtggtggtggtgtgtGTTCAGAGACGAGCTTCATAGGTTGGAGGGAAAGCAGTGTCCCCCTCCCCCAAGAAAATTctctttatataaaaaagaaaaaaaagaaaaaaagagtggCTCCTATTTAAAACTTTATGGGCTCCTCCATGGATTTGATAGCTTGGGCCTTGGGCCATGGACCATGGTTATTATCATaagcaaaaaagaaagaagctaataataaggaatataTAGTCCCTGGTGtgtttatttattgttttcaaACTGAATTCAAGAAGGCAAATTTTTTGGTATCTATAACTTTGATgccaaacttatcttttataataaattttaaataataaaaaaatattttttttcatattttttaatttaaatattactttttatcttttcttaataaattagGTAACTATATATAGATATTATAGTATGCactatcaaaaaattaaagatcacttCTTTTCTTAGAGCATCACTCTAAcagacaaaaaaaaagggataaCAAGTACTCTtctattatcattttttattctttcttttctctgtgagttatttcttttattaaatttttgtgaataatttatgtatttatttacctaatttataatcttataatagtaatttagatttttaaaagaaattgaagatgataattatataattataatattaattagcatatatcttttttattttctctcattattaattatttatgacatttatattattgatttataaaaaaataaaattaattaagtttagTTAATAAGTTGCACAATATTTCTTTATGTAAATTCTGAATTGTAggaatttaattgaattataggtaagataaaaataataaacatttttttttaaaaaaagattgacCAAAATAGTGAAGATGTTTCTAATATTGTtacatcaacaacaacctctTCAATACATGAGGCATAAAACATCAATATTTTAATTCCTCAACCAGATAGTTTATAGTCAAAGCACCCATGATTTAATCCTGAATAAATTGAAGTATTGCATTTGGTAAGAGATCCAGAAATTCGACCAATGATTTAGAAGTTTCATCCAAGTGAAAGAGATAAAATTTGTTGAGCTTATTTTAAAGTTGAACCaaatcaaccaatacttgataaTTATCCATTCTCGAACAGTACAAGTCATGGTCGTCATTTTTAAGCTTTTTAGTTTGAATTATACCATTCACGTTAAAGTATTCTATTAAAGACGATGTTGGATATTATTTACCATGCTATTTATttgctaaaaaaaatttcaatcaaCATAACCTCAAATGCCTTCATTAAAAATTACTAGGAATTGGaagaaaataaatagtaaaaatgaTTGCcatattttaaatcatatcgGCAAATACCTCAATGCGCTCCATCACAAGGCAATAAAATCATGTGACAATTTGATGAAGCAATCATAACATGTTGATACACTTATAAAACaacaaacataaaagaaaattgagaatAATCAACGTAGATTTAGAGCATCTATTGATTGTATTTAATAGTCAACTTTTTAAGGTTGCGCTTATAGAGGCCATGATAAAAGCTCGAATTCAAATAATTGAGGTAACTTTATTGAATGGTTAAAGTTTTTAGGGTCTTACAAACTTGTTTTGAAAAATGCTCATAGATTTGCTAAATATACTTCAAGCGATGTTCAGAAGAGAATTCTACATATTCTTGCTACCATGGTGAGAAAATCAAttagaaaagatattaaaaatatcaaattttatatcattattgATAAAGCTCGTATTGAATCTAAAACAGAGCAAATGGATATTGTTTTAAGATTTGTTGATATAAATGGTTTTGTTTGTGAATGCTTCTCACTACAAGAAAGTCACTGAATATCATTTACCAAAAAATTTTACCGTTAATCTGTTTATCGTTGGATTTAGTGGTGGAATAAATCTGACGGTATAAACATTGCCGGTAATTATTTACCAGCGAATTTTTTCGTTTGTCGCTAATTACCGGCAGATATAGCAACGGATATAAACTTTTAATCAGTGAAATTTTGGAGCTTGTTACCGTCAGATTTTTTTCCGGTACATCTGAcggtaatatattattttttattaataattaaattaatagttactagcagatttaaaagtaaacagaaaatcaaatttgaaatgcACGAAACtctcaattacaaaaattgaaccaaaaccaaaccaaaaatTGAAAGAGGAAAACTGATGAGTTTTAGAGATTAGGCTATACTAATGCTACTACATTACATAAAGAATCAACCAtaccaaattatttataatactaaggctattatttgttttaaaattgagAAACAATTAAACAACTCCCAAAACAAATCCACCACACAATCCATTACTACTATATTTGTAAATTTATACACTTTATAGGCTTGAGACAAAAAAGTGAAATCCATGAGATTGAAACTACATCACAATGTCTTCCAATCTCGAGTTCATTGTACCTAGA
This sequence is a window from Arachis duranensis cultivar V14167 chromosome 2, aradu.V14167.gnm2.J7QH, whole genome shotgun sequence. Protein-coding genes within it:
- the LOC107474907 gene encoding uncharacterized protein LOC107474907; translated protein: MASEESFTVLVHHRGSIKKKIRSGVKFTDKDSLCIIVTPTTRYEDLVSSVLLKLGLEGVKRVKKFFYRFPIMVLQNTVKYDCFTIGSDEDLQVMFHCRRQFPEVRTPKLLAKLVDAVSSSGVSNWNTTTLATVAGSSSRPAVASSSVPAYEPPVQPVASPSFAVDLHGSVGDEVGQGEYLPTSLQCAAPACVGDGFLDDPEDDDVEPDMIADDSGDDVGASDPVVVGGGSSSGTQQYPPHFSSLDLDAMRQEGVARQPAGFGARDAERSAGLT